A single Lolium perenne isolate Kyuss_39 chromosome 6, Kyuss_2.0, whole genome shotgun sequence DNA region contains:
- the LOC127334596 gene encoding uncharacterized protein has translation MSRANGGRGARRLDLKLNLSLPARGDSSSASRRILAAPADEESSPSSCVSSESEQHGGGGALQWSDSPEATSMVLAACPRCFIYVMLAEADPRCPKCRSPVILDFLHGGSGSGNGNGNEDDESNNRNRRGRRNRKE, from the coding sequence ATGAGCCGAGCCAACGGCGGGAGGGGGGCACGGCGCCTGGACCTGAAGCTGAACCTGTCTCTGCCGGCGCGCGGCGACTCGTCATCAGCGTCGAGGAGGATTCTGGCGGCGCCGGCGGACGAGGAGTCGTCGCCGAGCTCGTGCGTGTCGTCGGAGAGCGAgcagcacggcggtggcggcgctttgCAGTGGTCGGACAGTCCCGAGGCGACGTCCATGGTGCTGGCGGCCTGCCCGCGCTGCTTCATCTACGTCATGCTCGCGGAGGCCGACCCGCGGTGCCCCAAGTGCCGCAGCCCCGTCATCCTCGACTTCCTgcacggcggcagcggcagcggcaacgGCAACGGTAACGAGGACGATGAGAGCAACAATCGCAACCGCCGTGGCAGGAGGAATAGGAAGGAATGA